A genomic stretch from bacterium includes:
- a CDS encoding LamG domain-containing protein, whose translation MKKLVSRLVLVTLLMSITLPLMAVEKGLIGWWKFDNIRIERKTVKMVRGETFIPKEVFGYVKNSINGKESDLNGKFFKQVAGISGGAALLDGNTSFIEVQRKDVPRVSGDFSVEAWIALGAYPNNVCPIIDNQRDPAEGYFNGYFFGLDGMGRLILKIATNGREESVFGKETIPLNTWTHVAGTYSTKNGLKIYVNGNLAGKIHPDYQFTPSQRSVNILIGMSRQKQRPYGTIRPYGTQPVNMFYDGLLDEIKIYDIELSKSQIKKHFTALNSELTPELPKRIMPTGPLSKGYFGAINTTLKYYEAYDALYHTRKGSDVIVRFDQYPCELNFWRGANYTAHLVTEKGFWFNNGFNEGWSEHGSAEPMSDKQIKYSRVKILENNDARVVVQWRYALVDNWDKFAFYDPATGWGDWTEETFYIYPDMVAVREDALLSNAPRAAHEWQESMVVPGPGQKPTDLLEYAALTLGNDKGEFHTYSWEKTTPPNLPTLPKNPNMQLVNMKSKYKPFSILRPQDNPSIDIYSGEIRRNVCVFPWWNHWPVAQKPTDGRYAMFADRPSHSSLSHWFWNAYSESDRSMVKLMLTGMTDKKADELLPLARSWYHAPEISVKENLKATYDQAQRAYVISLENKVKEIEFKIDASDVSPLVNPAFIVSGWGHQKPELELNGEKMMQGKSCRFGYIEKLDRTDLIIWIKFESIKAAQFKIASAE comes from the coding sequence ATGAAAAAGTTAGTTAGTCGATTAGTTTTAGTCACATTGTTAATGTCGATCACATTACCACTAATGGCAGTTGAAAAAGGATTAATCGGCTGGTGGAAGTTTGATAACATCCGCATTGAGAGGAAAACAGTAAAAATGGTGAGGGGAGAAACGTTCATCCCTAAAGAAGTTTTCGGATATGTTAAAAATAGTATTAACGGAAAAGAAAGTGATCTGAACGGTAAATTTTTCAAACAAGTCGCTGGCATTAGCGGTGGAGCAGCATTACTGGATGGGAATACTTCTTTTATCGAGGTGCAACGAAAAGATGTACCGCGGGTTTCCGGGGATTTCAGTGTGGAGGCCTGGATTGCGTTAGGAGCATATCCAAATAATGTTTGTCCGATAATTGATAATCAGCGGGATCCGGCAGAAGGCTATTTTAACGGATATTTCTTCGGTCTTGATGGAATGGGCAGGCTGATTCTTAAAATTGCAACTAATGGCAGGGAGGAAAGTGTTTTCGGAAAAGAAACAATCCCCTTAAACACCTGGACTCATGTTGCAGGAACCTACTCTACTAAAAACGGACTGAAAATATATGTAAACGGGAACCTGGCAGGTAAAATACATCCTGATTACCAATTTACACCTTCCCAGAGATCAGTTAATATTTTAATAGGCATGAGCAGGCAAAAGCAGCGTCCATATGGTACGATTAGGCCGTATGGAACTCAACCTGTAAATATGTTTTATGATGGGCTGCTTGATGAAATAAAAATTTATGATATAGAATTATCCAAATCACAAATAAAAAAACATTTTACTGCATTAAATTCAGAATTAACTCCGGAATTGCCTAAACGTATAATGCCGACCGGACCATTAAGCAAAGGTTATTTTGGTGCAATCAATACTACATTAAAATATTACGAAGCTTACGATGCCCTTTATCACACGCGTAAAGGTTCTGATGTAATAGTAAGATTTGACCAATATCCCTGTGAGTTAAATTTCTGGAGGGGTGCAAATTACACAGCTCATCTTGTAACAGAAAAAGGATTCTGGTTTAATAATGGTTTTAATGAAGGCTGGAGTGAACACGGCAGTGCAGAGCCCATGTCTGATAAACAAATAAAATATTCAAGAGTAAAAATTCTGGAAAATAATGATGCCCGCGTTGTTGTTCAGTGGAGATATGCTTTAGTTGACAACTGGGATAAATTTGCATTTTATGATCCTGCAACAGGCTGGGGAGACTGGACAGAAGAAACATTCTATATCTATCCTGATATGGTTGCTGTAAGAGAAGATGCATTGCTGAGTAATGCTCCCCGTGCTGCTCATGAATGGCAGGAAAGCATGGTAGTTCCCGGTCCAGGACAAAAGCCGACAGATTTGTTGGAATACGCTGCATTGACCCTGGGTAATGACAAAGGAGAATTTCATACCTATTCCTGGGAAAAGACAACTCCGCCTAACTTGCCAACCTTACCAAAAAATCCTAATATGCAGCTTGTGAATATGAAGTCAAAATACAAGCCTTTCTCAATTTTACGGCCTCAGGACAATCCATCCATTGATATCTATTCTGGTGAGATCAGAAGAAATGTATGTGTTTTTCCGTGGTGGAATCACTGGCCGGTTGCACAGAAACCTACAGATGGAAGATATGCAATGTTTGCTGACCGTCCCTCTCATTCATCTCTTTCTCATTGGTTCTGGAATGCCTATTCCGAGTCTGATCGGTCCATGGTCAAACTGATGCTCACTGGAATGACTGATAAAAAAGCAGATGAACTTTTACCTCTGGCAAGGAGCTGGTACCATGCTCCTGAAATAAGTGTAAAGGAAAATTTAAAAGCAACGTATGATCAAGCACAAAGAGCCTATGTGATTTCTTTGGAGAACAAGGTTAAAGAAATTGAATTTAAAATTGATGCTTCGGATGTTTCACCGCTTGTTAACCCCGCTTTCATAGTAAGTGGCTGGGGCCATCAAAAACCT